Part of the Candidatus Baltobacteraceae bacterium genome is shown below.
CTCGACGTGGATCCGGCCGGCAAGCCGGAAGATGCGTTCACCGAAGACGCGCTCGTCGACGGCGTCGAGGACGTCGAGTACTATGCCGACAGCGCAACGGTCTATACCGATCCCGTGCGGCTCGCCAGCGTACGCGATGCTTTGCGCGAACGAGGCATGCGCATCTCCGACGCGTATCTTGGAATGCGCGCGAAGAACAAGCTGGAGCTCGAAGGCGCCGCGCTAACCGCAGCGCTCGCGTTTCTCGACGCGCTCGAGGAACACGAAGACGTGCAGCGCGTCTTCAGCAACCTCGATTTCAACAACATTCCCGAGGGAGTTCTGGCATAGAGCCGGCGAGCACCAGAGATCGGCTGGCGGCGTACCTTCCGCGCGATTGGGTTTTTCCAATCGTGCTGGCTTTCTTCGTCGCCGTCCTAGTGTGGTTCGGCCGCGAGATCCGCGATTTCCTGATGCCGCCTTCGAACACGGTGACCATTCCGTCGTTCGTGGGTCAGACGCTGGCCGACGCCGACGCCGAGGTGGAGCGTCTGAAGCTCAGCTCGGCCGTCGCCGATCACACGATCAGCGATCGCTATCCCAAAAACGTCATTATCGCGCAGCGTCCGCTCGCCGGCGAACAGGTCCGGCAGGGACGGCAAGTTTCGTTCATCATCAGCGACGGCATCGTCGCGCACTTGATGCCGGACTTGCGGTATCAGTCGATGCGCGAGGTGAGTCTCGATCTGTCCCACTCGCGATTAAAGCTCGGGAAAGTGTCGTACGTTCGCAGCGACGTCATCCCCGGCGACCACGTCATTTCGCAGGATCCCGCGCCGCTTTCCAACGTTGCCGAGGGCGACACCGTCAATCTCGTGGTGAGTAAGGGCGGTCAGGCCGTGCTCAAGGTGCCGAACTTCGTCGGCATGCAGATCGACGACGCCCGCGCGCTCGCCGACAAGAGCGGGATCAAGCTCGGCCAAGTGGTTTGGACGCCGCTGGGGAAAGAGGGTCCGGAGCACGGCGCCGTCGTTCGCCAGTACCCGCCGGCCAACGCGAAGACGGTCGCCTATCAGCCGGTCTCGCTGCAGGTGAGTGCCGGCCGGTTCGAGTCGGGGCGTATTATCCGGCAAGTGCACGTGCTCGTGTCGGTTCCGGTGCCCGAAAACTATCAAAACGGACAGCAGCTCGACGTCAAACTCACCATGTACGATGCAACCGGAAAGTACGATCTCTATCACGCCTTCGCCGAGCCGGGGCAGAAGCTGGATTTCACCGTGACGGCCATCGGTACGTCCGTGGTGGGCATGTACGTCAACAACGTGCTCGTCGGTGAGACGCGTTTGGGCGCCGAGCCGCCCGCCGTGTACACGGAAAAAGCGTCGCCCTCGCCGTCGCCGGGAGCGTTCTGAGGATGGCCGCGCTGATCGCGCCGTCGCTGCTCTCGGCCGACTTCGCGCGCATCGCGGATCAGATCGCGACGGTGCAAAACGCCGGCGCCGACTGGCTTCACCTCGACGTCATGGACGGGCGATTCGTGCCTAACATTACTTGGGGGCCGAAGATCATCGGCGATTTGCGCAGGCTGTCGCCGCTCGTCTTCGACGCGCATCTCATGATCGTCGAGCCCGAACGGTACGTCGAGGATTTTCGCGAGGCGGGATGCGACAGGATCACGTTCCATTTAGAAGCGACGCCGCATGCGCCGCGGCTGCTCACGCGGATTCGCGAGCTGGGCGCAAAGGCGGGCGTGGCGATCTGCCCGCAGACGCCGGTCGCGATGCTCGAAGATATTATCGACGACTGCGATCTCGTACTGGTCATGAGCGTCAATCCCGGGTTCGGCGGCCAGAAGTTCATCGAGCGCACGTTTGAAAAAGTGCGTCAGGCGCGGTCGCTCATCGACGGCCGCAATCCGGACTGTTTGATCGAAGTCGACGGCGGTGTGGGCGAGCGTAACGCGCGCGCGCTGACCGACGCGGGCGTCGACGTTCTGGTCATGGGTTCGACGATCTTCGGCGCCGGCGATCCGGGCGCCGAACTGCGCCGCATCCGTTCGCTCCTCTGATATGAACGAAGATGCGCTCATCGCCGCGATCGCCGAGATCGCGAGTTCGCCGTTCGACCGGCGCGTAAACCTCGGCATCGGCGACGACGCCGCGCTGTGGCAGCCGTCGCGCTCGCACCGCAGTGCGATCACCTCGGACATGCTCGTCGAGGGCGTGGATTTCACGCGCGACCTCATGTCGCTCGAAGACGCCGGCTGGCGGGCGATGGCAGCGAACGCGAGCGATCTTGCCGCGATGGGCGCGCGGCCGGTCCTCGCGACGGTGAGTTTGGGCTTTGCGGAAGCGGACGGCCGCGACGACGTTTTGGAGCTCTACCGCGGCATCGCCGCAGCGGCGCGCGCGTCGCGCCTTGCCATCGCCGGCGGCGATCTCTCACGCGCCCCCGCGTTGACCGTTTCGATCGCCGCCGTCGGGGAAGTGCGCGCGTCGAACGTTAAGCTGCGCAGCGGCGCGCGAGCGGGCGACGTCATCGCCGTGACCGGCGAGCTCGGGGCTTCGCGCGCCGGGCTGGAAGCGGCCAAGGAACCGTCGCTGCTTCAAGGCGACCTTCGATCGCGCGCGCTGGCGGCATTTCGGCGCCCCGAGGCACGCTGCGACGAAGGGCGCTTCCTTGCCGCGAGCCGAAACGTCGATGCGATGATGGACTCCTCCGACGGCTTGTCGACTGACCTCGACCGTCTTTGTGCTGCAAGCGGTTTGGGAGCGTCGCTCGACGAGATTCCCGTTGCGCAATCCGCAAACGCGGCGGCACGCGCGCTCGGCCAAGATCCGCAGCGTTTCGCGCTCGCCGGCGGTGAGGATTTCGAACTGATCGTCGCGATTCGTCCGCGCGCGTTCAAACGTGTCGCCGCGGCGTTCGCGGCGCGCTTCGGCCGCACGCTGCACGCGGTGGGAACCTTTCGCGCGCAGCCGGGAATCGAGTATCTCGGCGAGCCGCTCGTACGCAGCGGATGGGATCACTTCGCCGCATCGGTCACGACCGTATGAACCGCTTCGACGACGACGTTCCGTCGTATCCGCTGATCGGCAGCATCCAAAACAACGTCGGCATGGGCTTTTTGGGCAATCAAGCGATGTATGCGGTCGCACAGGCGCTCGGCGCGCGCGTCGTTCACGCGCCGTCCATGTTTGCAAGCGCGCACGGTGGCTTCACCGGCCGCTCGAGCACGATTGCCGAGCCCGCGCAGTTCCGGCGTGACGTCGCCTTTCTGGTCAATCAGCGGCCGGGAATCATTTTGGTCGGTTTTCTGCCCAAGCCGGAGCACGTCGACGTCGTCGCGACGCAGTTGCGCGACTATAAGGGCGTCGTGCTGCTCGATCCCGTCATCGGCGACTACAAGAAGGGACTCTTCGTCAGTCAAGAAACGGCACGCGCGATCAGAGAACAGCTGGTACCGATCGCGCAGATCGTGACGCCGAACCGCTTCGAAGCCGAGGTGATCGTCGGCACGAACCGCTCGATGTCCGAGATGGCGTACCTCAACGCTTTGTTCGATCTCGGCCCTGAAGCGGCGATTATCAAATCGTTCGAACGCGATGCCGAGAAGCATCGCATCACGACGATCTTCAGCAACGGCTACGGGTACTATCGCTTCATCGGCCCGTATCTGCCGGCGTTTTCGGCGCACGGCGTGGGCGACGTGTTTGCCGCCGGCGTAGCGTCGCTGTGTTCGCTCGGATCGTCGCCGTTTGCCGCCGCGATTCTCTCTACCGCGATTACCGCGCGCGCCGTCGCCTCCACCACGCCCTACGGGGGCGCCACCGTCGACCCGGTCGCGGCACTGGAGAAGTGGTCGCCGCTCGGATACCACGTGGAAGACGATCGCGCGATCCGGTTCTGCGAGCGTTCGAACATCGAAACGCAGGTCATCAAGCCGACGGCTGAGGACGGCGCGCGCCTGAAGTTCGCACCGCCTCGGCACAAGATCATTTACGGGTAGGCGCCGCGCGATGCCCGACGCCGTACCGTTCGACGTAGTGCTCGGGCGCCGCGACGCCCCCCACCTCCGGCTCGAGGTGCTCGGCTTCGTCCATCCCGAGGTCGCTGAGCCCCACGGCTTCGACTTGCTGGCCTGCCGGGTGCGGGCTCACGCCGATCCGGTTCAGGCGACGTTCGCGTTCTCGCTGCGGGTCATGGAGCTGATCGAGCTGCGAGCCTATTTGGCGGAGATCAACTCGGGCAACGGGCCGCCGGCGGCCTTTGCCATGTCGGGCGGCCTGCTGAACCTCTCGTTTGCCCCCAGCCGGCGCGGCCCGGTGCTCTGCGCCGTGCTCCTGAAGAACATCGACGTCTCGCACGTTCGCCTAGAGTTCATGATCACGATGGAGCCCGAGGACATCTCGGAGGCTCTGGACGCCTTGGAAAAGGTACCTGGGTCCTAAGGGTTGCGGCCAGCT
Proteins encoded:
- a CDS encoding PASTA domain-containing protein gives rise to the protein MLAFFVAVLVWFGREIRDFLMPPSNTVTIPSFVGQTLADADAEVERLKLSSAVADHTISDRYPKNVIIAQRPLAGEQVRQGRQVSFIISDGIVAHLMPDLRYQSMREVSLDLSHSRLKLGKVSYVRSDVIPGDHVISQDPAPLSNVAEGDTVNLVVSKGGQAVLKVPNFVGMQIDDARALADKSGIKLGQVVWTPLGKEGPEHGAVVRQYPPANAKTVAYQPVSLQVSAGRFESGRIIRQVHVLVSVPVPENYQNGQQLDVKLTMYDATGKYDLYHAFAEPGQKLDFTVTAIGTSVVGMYVNNVLVGETRLGAEPPAVYTEKASPSPSPGAF
- the rpe gene encoding ribulose-phosphate 3-epimerase: MAALIAPSLLSADFARIADQIATVQNAGADWLHLDVMDGRFVPNITWGPKIIGDLRRLSPLVFDAHLMIVEPERYVEDFREAGCDRITFHLEATPHAPRLLTRIRELGAKAGVAICPQTPVAMLEDIIDDCDLVLVMSVNPGFGGQKFIERTFEKVRQARSLIDGRNPDCLIEVDGGVGERNARALTDAGVDVLVMGSTIFGAGDPGAELRRIRSLL
- the thiL gene encoding thiamine-phosphate kinase: MNEDALIAAIAEIASSPFDRRVNLGIGDDAALWQPSRSHRSAITSDMLVEGVDFTRDLMSLEDAGWRAMAANASDLAAMGARPVLATVSLGFAEADGRDDVLELYRGIAAAARASRLAIAGGDLSRAPALTVSIAAVGEVRASNVKLRSGARAGDVIAVTGELGASRAGLEAAKEPSLLQGDLRSRALAAFRRPEARCDEGRFLAASRNVDAMMDSSDGLSTDLDRLCAASGLGASLDEIPVAQSANAAARALGQDPQRFALAGGEDFELIVAIRPRAFKRVAAAFAARFGRTLHAVGTFRAQPGIEYLGEPLVRSGWDHFAASVTTV
- a CDS encoding bifunctional hydroxymethylpyrimidine kinase/phosphomethylpyrimidine kinase; protein product: MGSLRRIGHDRMNRFDDDVPSYPLIGSIQNNVGMGFLGNQAMYAVAQALGARVVHAPSMFASAHGGFTGRSSTIAEPAQFRRDVAFLVNQRPGIILVGFLPKPEHVDVVATQLRDYKGVVLLDPVIGDYKKGLFVSQETARAIREQLVPIAQIVTPNRFEAEVIVGTNRSMSEMAYLNALFDLGPEAAIIKSFERDAEKHRITTIFSNGYGYYRFIGPYLPAFSAHGVGDVFAAGVASLCSLGSSPFAAAILSTAITARAVASTTPYGGATVDPVAALEKWSPLGYHVEDDRAIRFCERSNIETQVIKPTAEDGARLKFAPPRHKIIYG